Proteins co-encoded in one Candidatus Thiodictyon syntrophicum genomic window:
- a CDS encoding tyrosine-type recombinase/integrase → MTPLRQQMITAMQMHGFSPRTHESYLDAVRDLAKFTRRSPDTLEHADLTRYFEHLVVQRSLAPASVRLMYNGIRFFYLRVLGWPTVDLEVTLPKRPQRIPELLTRGAVAAILAACDNPRYRMMLTVCYGCGLRLSEVLALRVQDIDGERRLLRITQGKGAKDRLVPLSPTLLEALRDYWRLYRPADWLFAGRAGTPLSPTGLQKAFTDAKRQAGVTTVGGIHGLRHAYATHQLAGGLSVERLQRLMGHRSIQTTLRYVHWLPSASEGEGTLDLLAQLEAGHG, encoded by the coding sequence ATGACACCCCTGCGTCAGCAGATGATCACGGCCATGCAGATGCATGGCTTCTCGCCGCGCACCCACGAAAGCTATCTCGACGCGGTGCGTGACCTCGCCAAATTCACCCGGCGCTCCCCGGACACCCTGGAGCACGCCGATCTCACGCGCTACTTCGAGCATCTGGTGGTGCAGCGCAGTTTGGCCCCGGCCAGCGTGCGGCTGATGTACAACGGCATCCGCTTCTTCTATCTGCGGGTGCTCGGCTGGCCGACGGTCGACCTGGAGGTCACCTTACCCAAGCGCCCGCAGCGCATCCCGGAGCTGCTCACCCGCGGCGCGGTCGCCGCCATCCTGGCCGCCTGCGACAATCCGCGTTACCGCATGATGTTGACGGTCTGCTATGGCTGCGGACTGCGCCTGAGCGAAGTCCTGGCCCTGCGGGTGCAGGACATCGACGGCGAGCGCCGACTGCTGCGGATCACCCAGGGCAAGGGGGCGAAGGACCGCCTGGTCCCACTCTCACCGACCCTGCTGGAGGCGTTGCGGGACTATTGGCGCCTCTATCGGCCAGCGGATTGGCTGTTCGCCGGGCGCGCCGGGACGCCGCTGTCGCCGACCGGCTTGCAGAAGGCCTTCACCGACGCCAAGCGCCAGGCCGGCGTAACCACGGTCGGCGGGATCCATGGGCTGCGCCACGCCTACGCCACCCATCAATTGGCGGGCGGGTTGTCGGTGGAGCGCCTGCAACGGTTGATGGGCCACCGCAGCATCCAGACCACCCTGCGCTATGTGCATTGGCTGCCCAGTGCCAGCGAGGGCGAAGGGACCCTGGACCTGCTTGCCCAATTGGAGGCCGGCCATGGCTAA